From Desulfonatronum thiosulfatophilum:
CCGGCGGCATACAAATGAAGGACGATACCCGCAAAGCTTTTCTCGTGGCCTATCAAAAACGTAAACAAGAAGTGATCAATCATCCGTTCCTGAATGAAAAGGTGGAAATTGGCTTACTGCCATTCATCCAGGCCTTGCTTTTGGCTCGGCATGTACGCGGCGATTTGAACGGCTATCCGCCGTTCATCTGGAGGTGATGCAATTCCATGTTCGTCCTTGTCAGTTATGACGTGGCCACATCCAACCCTGGCGGTCCCAAGCGCCTGCGACGGGTGGCCAAAATCTGTAAAAACTATGGGCAGCGAGTTCAATTCTCGGTCTTTGAGTGCATTGTCGATCCAGCGCAGTGGACCAAGCTGAAACAACAACTGCTCGATGAAATCGACCCGGAAAACGACAGCCTGCGGTTCTATTTTTTGGGCTCCAACTGGCGTAATCGAGTTGAGCACGTTGGGGCAA
This genomic window contains:
- the cas2 gene encoding CRISPR-associated endonuclease Cas2, with the translated sequence MFVLVSYDVATSNPGGPKRLRRVAKICKNYGQRVQFSVFECIVDPAQWTKLKQQLLDEIDPENDSLRFYFLGSNWRNRVEHVGAKEAFDQEGPLVV